A window of Halovivax gelatinilyticus genomic DNA:
ATCGGGAAACGTGTCGGTCCCTTCGTAATCGATTGCGATCGTCTCGACGGGGAGGTCGTCGATGCGATAGAGGTCACTCTCGGTGGGTTTTACGGCCACGCCGTCCAGCCCGATCGCATTGGGCCGAGAGTCGCCACTCGTGACTTCGTTCAGCATCGACGATCACCGTCCGAGACGATGGGCTGATTAGAAACGGTTCGGAACTCGATCCATCGTCTGTGAGACCATGTGCTCGAACGGTGTACACCGGTGTACAAAAGTGTGGCGTTCCGCATACTCGGACATCTGCTTCCTCGTGACCCTCGTCGGACGTCTGTTTACTCGCGACCCTCAGCGAGTATCTGCTCACTCGGGATCCTCGTCGGACGTCTGCTCACTCGGGGCTGTCCACGTCGGTCTGGGTACCGGAGGCGACGGTTGCGCTATCGTCCAATTCGGGTGCGCGAAACGGTGTCGCCAGCTCGAGTAACTGAACCAGCATTCGAGCCGTTGCACCCCACACGGTGTAGCCGTCGACGTGGAAATAGTGGACGACGATCTCGCCGTACGCTGGGTGGTACCGCGTCTCGAATTCGACGTTTCCTGGATCGAGAAATTGCGCCAGGGGAACGATCGCGATTTCGGCGACCTCGTCGTCGTTTGGCACGTACCGACGATCCGGCACGCGAGCGACGAACGGTGTGACGGCGTACTCGGTCACCGTTCGAATGTCGTCGAGCCGACCGACAACCGAGGTTTCCGCCGGTGTGAGCCCGATCTCTTCTTCGGCTTCTCGCGTCGCGGTCTCGAGCAAGCTTTGATCGTCCGGTTCGGCCCCGCCACCGGGAAAGCTCATCTGACCCGGATGTTCGCCGAGGTGGTCGGCTCGCTTCGTGACCAGGATCGCGTGTTCGTCGCGCCGCTCGACGATCGGTACGATCACCGCGGCGTCGTTCGGCTGGTCTCCGATCGCGGTCGGTTCGAACGACACGATTGGATCGAACGAAACGCGCGCCATCTCACTCGATCACCGTTTCGAGGTCGTCGCGGTACACTTCGAGTTCGACCGGGGCCCAGGCCTCGATGTCGTAACTCACGTCTATCAGGGTGCGAGCGCGATCCCCGTCGTTCCCGTCGATCGCGGCGTCGACGCCCGCTTCGAACCGTTCTCGTGCGTTCGTACCGGCCACGTCCCGATCGATCGACCGACGCGGGACGTCGAGGATGTGGGGAAGATCTTCGGCGTGAGTCGGCGGCTCCGGAAAGGCCGTCGGGCCGACGACGTAGCCCGTTTGGCCGTCGACTGCGTATTCGACCAGTTCGAACCCGGTGAGCGCGTCGTCGATCGCGTCGCCAACGCGATCATCTGTCCCGGTATCACCGCCCGTCCTGGCGGCGAGTTCCTCGCAGGATCGTCGTAACTCGCCGTCGGTCACGGCGCCGAAGAGATCGACGATCCCCGCTAACTCGTCCGGCGTCGGTTCCATGCTCGTCGCAATGTCGTGTGATGGTTAGACTCTTGCGCTCGACGCCGTTCCCAGCGGGTCGTCCTGTTCCCGTCGTCGGTCGACCCGCGTTCCGGGTACGCAAGCGACGGGCGGTACGGCAAAATACGGGTCGGCGTGCCGATCAGCGGTGGATGGGTCTAGTTTCGCCCTCGGCGATCGGTTTCGCCAGTTCGACGATCTCCACCGGGTCTAGCGGCGCCGCTTCCCAGCTCGGCCGCCGGCGATCCGGCCCAGGGGGTTCGATCGCGTCGACGTACCGCCGGAGTTGCGATCGCTCGTCGGCCGCGTCGTACGCGAGAGAATTGTACCGAGCGTCGGCCCGGTACTGCTCGACCAGTCGATCGCCGGCCGCGAGGTACCGTTCGCGCAGGTCCACGTAGGTCGGCTCGACGCCGTTCGATTCGAGGACCTGAAAGAGCGTTTCGGCGACCGATCGGCTCATCCCCTCGAGGCCGGTTTCGCCGGCGACGGCGCGGTGGTCGTGCTCGTGCCGTCCGAGGTCGACCTGTGCGGTGTCGGCGAAGCCGGCGTGGGCGTACGCATCCCCGAGCGTTCCGACTTCGAGTCCCCACGAACGCGGCGGGCGCACCGTCCGTGCGAGCGCCTGGCTCATCGCGAACTCGCCAGCGAGGGCGTATCTGAACGAGTCGAGATACTCTATCACGTCTGAATCGTGCTCGTCGGCGAGCGCTCGAAGCAGCGGTGCGTACAGTAGCCGATAGAGTCGACCGTAGAGTTGGTCGTTCTCGACGCGTGCGTAGTAGCCCTTCGAGAACTCGTAACCCATCGAAAGCGGTGTGAGCAATCGCTCGACGTGGTGGCGGTCGTAGCTGGCGACGTCGGCATCGTGAACGACGATCGAGGCGGCCGCGTCGGCTGCCGGACCGAGGGCGAGCCAGACGTCGTGTCCCTTGCCGGCCTCGTCGTCGAGACCCACGTCTGCGAGTCGCCGTTCGACCGCCGGTGCGTTACACCACAGCGTCGTAAGTGGGAGGTCGAACGTACGGAGCCAGGCGTCGAACGCTTCGATCCGATCGGCCGGTGCGCGGACCGGAACGAACACCTCGGCGACGTCGACCCGTTCGAGCGTCGAGAGCACGCGCTCGGTGGCGAGACTCGCGTGCTCCCGATCGGTCATGGGTACGACGACCGCCGTCTCGGCGAGCGTGCGGTCGATCGCCGGCGGCCCACGCCCGGTCAGGTCGTGAAGCGTCGTAATCCGTTCCTGGACGTACTCCATCGCCAGAGACTTCGGCTCCACCATCAATACATCCACGGATCTGTCTCGGTCGTTCGACGTCGGTTTTCACGTGCCGGTGTCTCCCACGATGTCGTCGACGTGGGCGGGTGGAGCGATCGGTCCCGGTTCGACGTCACCGCAGGCGTGTTCCGAGTGGCGCCGTTCGGTGCGTTCTCGGTGTTCGGGTGCGTCGATCGTCTCCATCGTGATCGACTCGCTGACCGAGTAAATGTTGATTCGGACGAGTTCGATCCCGTGTTCGTCTTCCCACGTCTCACAGAGGTGCTCGGCCAGCAGTTTCGGCGCTAGATCACCCTCGTCGTCGGCGCGCCTGATACTGTTCATATAAAAGCGCTGTCGGTACGTGTCGTGTTGTTTTTGCAGTTGCTCGTACGGTCGATCGTAGGTCAACGTTCGTCCGTCGTTGAACACGTCGATGTACTCGCCCTCTGCCGTTTCTGCTGGGAATACGTAGTAGCGATCCGTCGTCCGCGGGGTCGGTGCGAAGACGCTCCAGTCCGGTTGTTGGATGCCGAAACTCGCCTTGGTGTCCTGAACGGTCTCTTCCGTATCGAATACGGTTCGTTCGATCGGTCCGTCTGTCGCCCCGGCCAGAGCGAGGCCTGACGACAGCCAGATGATGGCCAATCCGATGACGACAACGCCGAGCGTGGCGGTGTACAACGACGCTTTCAGATCGCGGTGGAGATCGGAATCGAACGAGACGGTCGGAACGGCGCCCGCGAGTGCGACCCCGCGGGCCGACAGGCGATGCCGGAACTTGTCGGCGCGATCACGCAGGCCAAACTTCGAGAGTACGGTCCTCGCGTCGGCCCAGAACGGCGCCTGCAAGAACAGGATTAGACCGGCCATCGCCACGTAGGCGAACGCACCGATACGGACGGTGAGAGCGAACGACGCGTGCCCGCCGACGAACACGAAGGCGATGAGGTACCTGACACGACCCGAAGCGAGCAACAGCAGCGGCGAGAGCAACATCATGTAGTACCACATCGTCCCGCCGTAACCGATCAGCGTGGGAAATTGTCGCATGAAATCGCCGAGAAGAAACGTCATCTCGTCCAGACCGAAGACGAGCGGCGCGGCGTCGCCGCTTTGCCAGAGCCCCGTACTGTCGTTACGTTTGT
This region includes:
- a CDS encoding NUDIX hydrolase, with the translated sequence MARVSFDPIVSFEPTAIGDQPNDAAVIVPIVERRDEHAILVTKRADHLGEHPGQMSFPGGGAEPDDQSLLETATREAEEEIGLTPAETSVVGRLDDIRTVTEYAVTPFVARVPDRRYVPNDDEVAEIAIVPLAQFLDPGNVEFETRYHPAYGEIVVHYFHVDGYTVWGATARMLVQLLELATPFRAPELDDSATVASGTQTDVDSPE
- a CDS encoding glycosyl transferase family 2 is translated as MEYVQERITTLHDLTGRGPPAIDRTLAETAVVVPMTDREHASLATERVLSTLERVDVAEVFVPVRAPADRIEAFDAWLRTFDLPLTTLWCNAPAVERRLADVGLDDEAGKGHDVWLALGPAADAAASIVVHDADVASYDRHHVERLLTPLSMGYEFSKGYYARVENDQLYGRLYRLLYAPLLRALADEHDSDVIEYLDSFRYALAGEFAMSQALARTVRPPRSWGLEVGTLGDAYAHAGFADTAQVDLGRHEHDHRAVAGETGLEGMSRSVAETLFQVLESNGVEPTYVDLRERYLAAGDRLVEQYRADARYNSLAYDAADERSQLRRYVDAIEPPGPDRRRPSWEAAPLDPVEIVELAKPIAEGETRPIHR
- a CDS encoding HTTM domain-containing protein — encoded protein: MDRDGTDPDPSSPETDTAGETSTIGSLPTSIRRRIVDARESFGGRNDASRYERVTDRIRIDTRSLAVFRVAIGLLVIADLLLRSRNFGFYYTDDGVVTQELAELYSPDGAFSVYYFVSDPALIAALFVLQGLIAVQLIVGFKTRIAMVLTFLGVISLDYHNPLVLSYADTLFRLLCFWAIFLPLGERFSIDAVQRRRPARPSIVSVASALILGQMVYMYFRNGLHKRNDSTGLWQSGDAAPLVFGLDEMTFLLGDFMRQFPTLIGYGGTMWYYMMLLSPLLLLASGRVRYLIAFVFVGGHASFALTVRIGAFAYVAMAGLILFLQAPFWADARTVLSKFGLRDRADKFRHRLSARGVALAGAVPTVSFDSDLHRDLKASLYTATLGVVVIGLAIIWLSSGLALAGATDGPIERTVFDTEETVQDTKASFGIQQPDWSVFAPTPRTTDRYYVFPAETAEGEYIDVFNDGRTLTYDRPYEQLQKQHDTYRQRFYMNSIRRADDEGDLAPKLLAEHLCETWEDEHGIELVRINIYSVSESITMETIDAPEHRERTERRHSEHACGDVEPGPIAPPAHVDDIVGDTGT
- a CDS encoding DUF7109 family protein, which produces MEPTPDELAGIVDLFGAVTDGELRRSCEELAARTGGDTGTDDRVGDAIDDALTGFELVEYAVDGQTGYVVGPTAFPEPPTHAEDLPHILDVPRRSIDRDVAGTNARERFEAGVDAAIDGNDGDRARTLIDVSYDIEAWAPVELEVYRDDLETVIE